The DNA window ACTCCGGCGTGCACATGGTCGAGCTCTCCCTGGACGGCATGTACTCCAAGAAGGTCTCTGTAGAGGTCCGCGAGGGCGCCACGCGGCGGCTGCACTGCGGCGCGCACGGCCCGGTGGCGTTCAGCGCTTTCGGGCTGCTGCTCCCGGGTCTGGCGATCAGGCTGACGCTGACCCACTGAGCGCGGGCTCGGCACCGGCACCGGCACCGTTCGTCACCGGAAGGTTCCGCAGGGTGTGCGGCATCTTCCAGCCGGCGGCCAGCCGCGAGGCGTGCACCGGCCGCCCGCCGCCGAAGAACTCGCAGAACTTCATGATCAGCGGGTCCCACGCCTCCGGGTCGATGTAGTGCGTCCCCGGGATGACCAGCTTCTCCTCGACATGCGTCCGGAGCACTTCCACCTCGAACGCCGTCAGATGTCCCTCACCGCCGACCGGATGCGCCGTGGTCAGCCGGCACTCCATCTGGATCGGGCACTCCAGGATCCGAGGCGGGGAAACCAGTTCTGAAGGCTGCTCGGTCAGCCCGGCCAGGCCGAACTTGTCGCGTTCGGTCCGGTAGCCCTGCTCGACGCGGTACGGCGAGATCTCCTTCCGCGCGGTGGTCATGGCGATGCGGTCGACGTACTCGACCATGTCGGAAGAGGGCAGGTTCAGAACGCACTCGCCCTCGCGGGCGATGTTGGCGGAGGTCTGCGAGGAGTTGCCCAGCCCCAGCACGGCGTTTCCGTCGAGCCACCAGGCCGAGGACATCGGGGCGATGTTGGGGGTGCCGTCCTCGTTGCGGGTCGTGA is part of the Catenulispora sp. EB89 genome and encodes:
- a CDS encoding flavin reductase family protein, whose product is MHTVPGIKVLYFGTPVVLITTRNEDGTPNIAPMSSAWWLDGNAVLGLGNSSQTSANIAREGECVLNLPSSDMVEYVDRIAMTTARKEISPYRVEQGYRTERDKFGLAGLTEQPSELVSPPRILECPIQMECRLTTAHPVGGEGHLTAFEVEVLRTHVEEKLVIPGTHYIDPEAWDPLIMKFCEFFGGGRPVHASRLAAGWKMPHTLRNLPVTNGAGAGAEPALSGSASA